The Flammeovirga pectinis genomic interval ATTTATCTAATATAATTGGTGTGATTGTTCCCATAAAAGATGCAATCATAATCACACTAAACAATGCCACTGACACCACAATGGCTAAATCATGATCTGTAAATAGAAAATTAAATACATAAACAAGAAGTGATAACGTTACTCCATTTAATAATGCTACCATTAATACTCTCAAATATCTATTAAATGACGAACCGTGAAAGCCACCACTCGCTAAACTCTGAACAACTATTGTAGATGACTGAATACCTACGTTACCTCCTGTTGCTGTAATTAGAGGTATAAAGAAAGCCATTGCAGGTACTAGCCTCAATTCATCTTCAAACCCACCTAAGAAATTAGCACCTAGTAAACCTCCAGACATACCCACAATTAACCAAGGCAGTCTTGCTCTAGCCATTGCCCACAAGCTATCTGTTTCTTCTACATCTTCAGAAATACCAGACATTGCCTGCTGATCTTTCTCTGCTTGTTCAGTAATTACATCAACAACATCATCAATTGTAATTCTACCTAACAAACGTCCTTGAACATTAACAACTGGAATTACTTCTAAATCGTAATGCTGCATTAATTCTGCAACCTCTTCCTCATCTTGGTAGGAATGTACTTTTGCTATTTCAGGTTGATATAGGTCTGAAACATTTACATCTTCTGCTGCAATCAATAGCTTCTTCATTGATATCCTTCCTAATAGAATATCATGATCATCAACTACATAAACAGTATATACTTTATCTACTTCTTTGGCTTGTCTACGTACCTCATCTATACATTGACTTACGTTCCAATTAATATTAGCTTTCACTAATTCTTTTGCCATAAGTCCACCTGCACAGTCTTCTTCATAATGTAGTAAATCTACAATATATAGTACCTTCTCTTGATTCGTCATATTTGCTATGACCTCCTCACGTACTTTAACAGGTAAATCGTTTAATATATCTGCAGCGTCATCAGAATCTGTTTTATCCATATATTTGGATAATTCTTCTGCAGTAAATAATGATAGAAAATTATTTCTTGTATCATCTTCAATATCACTAATTACATCTGCGCCAACTTCTGGATCTAATAATTCTAATATGTACTTACAATCTTCTGCGTTTAATCCTTCCATAATTAAGGAGATATCTGCAGAGTGTACATTTTCAAATTCATTTTTTAAATATGCATTCTCCCCTTGCTCAACAGCTCTAGAAATCTGTTTTACATATTTTGCTGAATATTCGTATGACATACGCTGTTTCTTTAATTAACCGCCAATAATTTCATGAAGGCGGCCAAACATTTCTTCCCAAAGTTCTTTCAATTCATCTTCATCGTCCATATCAGAATAATCTGTTACTTGTATAAATGAAGACTGAGCCAACTCACTGAAATCAAATTTAAAGTCGACATACGCAGGCTTTAAATTATCATCTTTCTCAAAAGTATATTTAACTCTTTGATTTTGCCTACGAATAGACACTTTTCCTTTTTTAACATCGTTAACCCAAGAGAAGAAAATCTCTTTGCTATTAGCTTCTTCTTTTACATTATCAGCAAACCAATCTTTTAATAAATTGGGCATTACAAAGTAAGGATATAGTTTATGTAATGGCACTCGAAACTCGAATTCTGCTTGGTATTTATATCTTTCCATAAAAATAGTTGTTCAATAAAACCTTAATCGATGTATTTGCTACAATAATCCGAAATATATCCTCAACTGCCAATAAATAATTAACGAAAATGTTTCTTTTTTTAGGTATTTACAAAGTTTTGGATTTTCTGCATATAATATTAACCGATCATTTAAATTTAATCTTTGTCTTGCATTATTTATTTCATTCAATTGTAACTAGTTATGTAAATGATTTACATAAATTAAAAAAATTGATGTAAATAGATTTGCAGTTTAAAGTTCAAGGTAGCATATTTGCACTCCTAAATGGCGAGGTAGCTCAGTTGGTTAGAGCGTCGGATTCATAACCCGGAGGTCACGAGTTCAACTCTCGTTCTCGCTACAAAATAAAAAACCCTGAATACAACAATGTCCGTATTCAATAAAATGGCGAGGTAGCTCAGTTGGTTAGAGCGTCGGATTCATAACCCGGAGGTCACGAGTTCAACTCTCGTTCTCGCTACAAAATAAAAACCTTGAATACAACAACGTCCGTATTCAATAAAATGGCGAGGTAGCTCAGTTGGTTAGAGCGTCGGATTCATAACCCGGAGGTCACGAGTTCAACTCTCGTTCTCGCTACAAAATAAAAACCTTGAATACAATAACGTCCGTATTCAATAAAATGGCGAGGTAGCTCAGTTGGTTAGAGCGTCGGATTCATAACCCGGAGGTCACGAGTTCAACTCTCGTTCTCGCTACTAAAATAAAAACCTTGAATACAACAACGTCCGTATTCAATAAAATGGCGAGGTAGCTCAGTTGGTTAGAGCGTCGGATTCATAACCCGGAGGTCACGAGTTCAACTCTCGTTCTCGCTACTAAAATAAAAACCTTGAATACAACAACGTCCGTATTCAATAAAATGGCGAGGTAGCTCAGTTGGTTAGAGCGTCGGATTCATAACCCGGAGGTCACGAGTTCAACTCTCGTTCTCGCTACAAAAGCTTGATTGTTTATTCAATCAAGCTTTTTTTGTTTTTAATGAAAATTTTAAACAAAAAAAGGGAAGCCATATTGACTTCCCTTCTTTATTTATAAATGATTATTCTTTTATTGAATCATCATATCTGAAATTACTTCAGTTGCTTCTTTAAGATATTCATCCTTTTTAATTGATTTAATCCATTTGTCAGCAGATTTAGTAATTACAGAATCTGGTTTAGTAGTTGGGTAATGGTCTTTCATTACAGTAATACTAAACTCATCATGTACTTGTTCTGATTCTCTTAAATGCTTTGATTTTTCATCAAGAACCTTTTGTTCTTTTCTGAATTCATCAAGATTTAATGTGTAGAATTTCTTCTCTTCTTGTTTCTTTAAACGAAGCGAATTTTCTTCAATAATATTAAACACCTCATTTTTAGAAACTCTAGCTTGAGATTTAGCCGAAAGATCTGCAATTGGTAATTGAACAGGCCACATAGAATATTTAGCTTTTTCAATTTCATCCCAA includes:
- the mgtE gene encoding magnesium transporter, whose protein sequence is MSYEYSAKYVKQISRAVEQGENAYLKNEFENVHSADISLIMEGLNAEDCKYILELLDPEVGADVISDIEDDTRNNFLSLFTAEELSKYMDKTDSDDAADILNDLPVKVREEVIANMTNQEKVLYIVDLLHYEEDCAGGLMAKELVKANINWNVSQCIDEVRRQAKEVDKVYTVYVVDDHDILLGRISMKKLLIAAEDVNVSDLYQPEIAKVHSYQDEEEVAELMQHYDLEVIPVVNVQGRLLGRITIDDVVDVITEQAEKDQQAMSGISEDVEETDSLWAMARARLPWLIVGMSGGLLGANFLGGFEDELRLVPAMAFFIPLITATGGNVGIQSSTIVVQSLASGGFHGSSFNRYLRVLMVALLNGVTLSLLVYVFNFLFTDHDLAIVVSVALFSVIMIASFMGTITPIILDKLGINPALASGPFITTCNDLIGLGVYFSVAKVLLH
- a CDS encoding START-like domain-containing protein, whose protein sequence is MERYKYQAEFEFRVPLHKLYPYFVMPNLLKDWFADNVKEEANSKEIFFSWVNDVKKGKVSIRRQNQRVKYTFEKDDNLKPAYVDFKFDFSELAQSSFIQVTDYSDMDDEDELKELWEEMFGRLHEIIGG